TCTTGTTTTCTACTTCCAGAACATATTATGACCTTCGCTCATGCAGCAGGTCTCGGTTGGCTCTCACCCACATTGAATATTCTGCAATCTCCCGCTTCTCCGCTGGATTTTCCAATCACTACTGAGAACGCTTCCTGGATTGGTTCGACTTTTGGTTTGGGTTTCATAGCAGGAAATGTGTTCTTTGGACTCACACTGGATCGCTTCGGTCGCAAACTGAATATCTACATTTTGGCGTTCCCGCATATGGTAAAAAGAAGCAATATACAAAACTTGAAAAACTTAGTAGAatgaaatgttatttttgtagatTTTCTGGATACTCAATTACCTGGTGCAAAGTGTCGAATATTTGTATGTCGGTCGTTTTTGCGCTGGACTTGCCAGCGCTGGCATCTTCTTAGTTGTACCGGTCTATATAAGTGAAATAACGGATAAAGAGTAAGTTATGCCGAAATCGATATCGCAACTGTGCACGAACTCAAATGGACTTCCTCTTATCTCTTGCCTTTTCCTTATCATTTCAGCATACGCGGTGCTCTTACAGCCATGGCTATGATGTTTTTCAGCACCGGTTTGCTGTGCGGTTACATATTGGCGACCTATCTCGACTACTACCTAATACCCTGCATCATTATCGTGCTGCCTATTATTTACCTCGTGGGAAATTTGTTCCTTCCAGAGACACCACAGTGTTTATTGAAGCATGGTCGTGAGAAGGAGGCTGAATTGTCCTTCAActtctataaaaatattgagcCACAGACAAATGTAGAATGCTTTGCTACACAACCGTCTGTGGCCATTAGTGAATTCAAAGAACTGAAGGCTGCTATTGAGCTTGGTGGCCTATCAGCGCCCGTCACACTCAAGGATTTCTGTAGGTTGAAACTCAAATACGAAGCCTCGTTCTTCCGTAAATACTATATGCCTAATCAATgcactaattaaaattttttttgtatcagTTAATAGATCTACACTTTTCAATTTCTTCACTGCCGCCATTTTGTGTTTACTCAATCAGCTGTCTGGCAGTTTTGCAATTATCAATTACATGGCGAATGTATTCGCCGCATCCGGTTCAACCATCGACCCAAATGTTAGCGCCATCGTAATGGGATTCGTACAGATATTGGGCTCGCTATCGGCTACGGTGTTGGTCGAACGTTTCGGCCGTCGACCTTTACTTCTGTCATCAGCCGTCGGCATGCTGGTGGGCATGTATGGTTTTGGTGCATTTGTGCAATTTACCGACGAAGAAACGAAGGCCGCCTACAACTGGGTGCCAATCATATTCATGATGTTAGTGGTATTTACGGCTTCTTACGGAGTTTTCGGTATATTCTTCACCATTATCGTTGAGATGCATCCGGCGAAGGTGAGTATGAGGACAGATTgagatgaaatttaatttatataagaaataatGTGCTTTTCTTTAGATCCGCGTCCAGGCTTTATCGATTTGCATGCTATTTAACAGCATATTGGTGTTCATAACATTGAAGCTGTAtccatttttcttatttaatttggGTATTACCGTTACAATGTATTCATGTGCAAGTGTTTGTGTGATTGCTGGTATTTATCTGTACATTTTTCTACCGGAAACGAAAGGCAAATCAATGGAGAAGGATTAGATACTTTTATTTAtcagtgtgtatgtgtattttctTAACTCTTAAGAAATGTATATTACTACTTCTCAAAATTGAATTCAGACTTTAAGCTTgctttttgtaaattaaacttGATTTAAATCTTATTCAGCGCTAAACTCCACTCTGTTAAGAATacaccaaattttttaaaatatcacatctaatgataaaaaataactGGATAAaattggatatacatatgtacatatatggcataAAGTCCACTACAAAAACGATAATCATTTTACATAGTATATGGCAGCTGATGAAATTTGTTGACCACAAGAGACGCtaacttaatttttcaaaaagaatattgaccgatat
The sequence above is drawn from the Bactrocera tryoni isolate S06 chromosome 1, CSIRO_BtryS06_freeze2, whole genome shotgun sequence genome and encodes:
- the LOC120781613 gene encoding facilitated trehalose transporter Tret1-like, with product MHAKSKWAIFNKRYRRQILATLTEHIMTFAHAAGLGWLSPTLNILQSPASPLDFPITTENASWIGSTFGLGFIAGNVFFGLTLDRFGRKLNIYILAFPHMIFWILNYLVQSVEYLYVGRFCAGLASAGIFLVVPVYISEITDKDIRGALTAMAMMFFSTGLLCGYILATYLDYYLIPCIIIVLPIIYLVGNLFLPETPQCLLKHGREKEAELSFNFYKNIEPQTNVECFATQPSVAISEFKELKAAIELGGLSAPVTLKDFFNRSTLFNFFTAAILCLLNQLSGSFAIINYMANVFAASGSTIDPNVSAIVMGFVQILGSLSATVLVERFGRRPLLLSSAVGMLVGMYGFGAFVQFTDEETKAAYNWVPIIFMMLVVFTASYGVFGIFFTIIVEMHPAKIRVQALSICMLFNSILVFITLKLYPFFLFNLGITVTMYSCASVCVIAGIYLYIFLPETKGKSMEKD